Proteins co-encoded in one Pongo pygmaeus isolate AG05252 chromosome 23, NHGRI_mPonPyg2-v2.0_pri, whole genome shotgun sequence genomic window:
- the RFPL3 gene encoding ret finger protein-like 3 isoform X3, translating to MAALFQEASSCPVCSDYLEKPMSLECGCAICLKCINSLQKEPHGEDLLCCCCSTVSQRNNIRPNRKLERLVSHLKELEPKLKKILQMNPRMRKFQVDMTLDGDTANNFLLISDDLRSVRSGCITQNRQDLAERFDMSICVLGSPRFTCGRHYWEVDVGTSTEWDLGVCRESVHRKGKIQLTTEHGFWTVSLRAGGHLSASTVPLTFLFVDRKLQRVGIFLDMGMQNVSFFDAEGGSHVYTFRSVSAEEPLRPLLAPSIPPNGDQGVLSICPVMNSGTTDAPVHPGEAK from the exons ATGGCTGCACTCTTCCAAGAAGCAAGCAGCTGTCCCGTCTGCTCAGACTATCTAGAGAAACCAATGTCCCTGGAGTGTGGATGCGCCATCTGCCTCAAGTGCATCAATTCACTGCAGAAGGAGCCCCATGGGGAGGATCTACTTTGCTGTTGCTGTTCCACGGTCTCTCAGAGGAACAACATCAGGCCCAATCGAAAGCTAGAGAGGCTGGTTTCCCACCTCAAGGAACTGGAGCCCAAGCTGAAGAAGATTCTGCAGATGAACCCAAGGATGCGGAAGTTCCAAG tggATATGACCTTGGATGGCGACACAGCCAACAACTTCCTCCTCATTTCTGATGACCTCAGGAGCGTCCGAAGTGGGTGCATCACACAGAATCGGCAAGACCTTGCTGAGAGATTTGACATGTCCATTTGTGTCCTGGGCTCCCCTCGCTTTACCTGTGGCCGCCATTACTGGGAGGTGGACGTGGGAACAAGCACAGAATGGGACCTGGGAGTCTGCAGAGAATCTGTTCACCGCAAAGGGAAGATCCAGCTGACCACAGAGCATGGATTCTGGACTGTGAGTTTGAGGGCTGGAGGCCACCTCTCTGCCAGCACGGTGCCCCTGACTTTCCTCTTCGTAGACCGCAAGTTACAGCGAGTGGGGATTTTTCTGGATATGGGCATgcagaatgtttccttttttgatgCTGAAGGTGGTTCCCATGTCTATACATTCAGGAGCGTCTCTGCtgaggagccactgcgcccgcttTTGGCTCCTTCAATTCCACCTAATGGTGATCAGGGTGTCTTGAGCATCTGTCCTGTGATGAACTCAGGCACTACTGATGCTCCAGTCCATCCTGGGGAGGCCAAATAA
- the RFPL3 gene encoding ret finger protein-like 3 isoform X2, producing the protein MAGSSLQCANEVAPPFPLSFQPPAYSEMDMAALFQEASSCPVCSDYLEKPMSLECGCAICLKCINSLQKEPHGEDLLCCCCSTVSQRNNIRPNRKLERLVSHLKELEPKLKKILQMNPRMRKFQVDMTLDGDTANNFLLISDDLRSVRSGCITQNRQDLAERFDMSICVLGSPRFTCGRHYWEVDVGTSTEWDLGVCRESVHRKGKIQLTTEHGFWTVSLRAGGHLSASTVPLTFLFVDRKLQRVGIFLDMGMQNVSFFDAEGGSHVYTFRSVSAEEPLRPLLAPSIPPNGDQGVLSICPVMNSGTTDAPVHPGEAK; encoded by the exons ATGGCAGGCTCCAGCCTCCAGTGTGCTAACGAAGTGgctcctccttttcctttaagCTTCCAGCCTCCAGCGTACTCAGAAA TGGACATGGCTGCACTCTTCCAAGAAGCAAGCAGCTGTCCCGTCTGCTCAGACTATCTAGAGAAACCAATGTCCCTGGAGTGTGGATGCGCCATCTGCCTCAAGTGCATCAATTCACTGCAGAAGGAGCCCCATGGGGAGGATCTACTTTGCTGTTGCTGTTCCACGGTCTCTCAGAGGAACAACATCAGGCCCAATCGAAAGCTAGAGAGGCTGGTTTCCCACCTCAAGGAACTGGAGCCCAAGCTGAAGAAGATTCTGCAGATGAACCCAAGGATGCGGAAGTTCCAAG tggATATGACCTTGGATGGCGACACAGCCAACAACTTCCTCCTCATTTCTGATGACCTCAGGAGCGTCCGAAGTGGGTGCATCACACAGAATCGGCAAGACCTTGCTGAGAGATTTGACATGTCCATTTGTGTCCTGGGCTCCCCTCGCTTTACCTGTGGCCGCCATTACTGGGAGGTGGACGTGGGAACAAGCACAGAATGGGACCTGGGAGTCTGCAGAGAATCTGTTCACCGCAAAGGGAAGATCCAGCTGACCACAGAGCATGGATTCTGGACTGTGAGTTTGAGGGCTGGAGGCCACCTCTCTGCCAGCACGGTGCCCCTGACTTTCCTCTTCGTAGACCGCAAGTTACAGCGAGTGGGGATTTTTCTGGATATGGGCATgcagaatgtttccttttttgatgCTGAAGGTGGTTCCCATGTCTATACATTCAGGAGCGTCTCTGCtgaggagccactgcgcccgcttTTGGCTCCTTCAATTCCACCTAATGGTGATCAGGGTGTCTTGAGCATCTGTCCTGTGATGAACTCAGGCACTACTGATGCTCCAGTCCATCCTGGGGAGGCCAAATAA
- the LOC129023642 gene encoding proteasome subunit alpha type-1-like, which yields MRSLKKASDFLCQCCVWERRRQRLDLEAYLYHQCGLDSQFRNQYDNDVTVWSPQGRIHQIEYAMKAVKQGSATLGLKSKTHGVLVALKRAQSELAAHQKKILHVDNHIGISIAGLTADARLLCNFMRQECLDSRFVFDRPLPVSRLVSLIGSKTQIPTQRYGRRPYGVGLLIAGYDDIGPHIFQTCPSANYFDCRAMSIGALSQSARTYLERHMSEFMECNLNEPVKHGLRALRETLPAEQDLTTKNVSTGIVGKDLEFTIYDDDDVSPFLEGLEERPQRKAQPAQPADEPAEKADEPMEH from the exons ATGCGTTCTCTAAAGAAGGCCAGTGACTTTCTGTGCCAA TGCTGTGTATGGGAGAGGAGAAGACAGAGACTTGACTTGGAGGCCTACCTGTACCACCAGTGCGGACTTGACTCCCAGTTTCGAAATCAGTATGACAATGATGTCACTGTTTGGAGCCCTCAGGGCAGGATTCATCAAATTGAATATGCAATGAAAGCTGTTAAACAAGGTTCAGCCACACTTGGTCTGAAATCAAAAACTCATGGAGTGTTGGTTGCATTGAAAAGGGCACAATCAGAGCTTGCAGctcatcagaaaaaaattctcCATGTTGACAACCATATTGGTATCTCAATTGCAGGGCTTACTGCTGATGCTAGACTGTTATGTAATTTTATGCGTCAGGAGTGTTTGGATTCCAGATTTGTATTCGATAGACCACTGCCTGTGTCTCGTCTTGTATCTCTAATTGGAAGCAAGACCCAGATACCAACACAACGATATGGCCGGAGACCATATGGTGTTGGGCTGCTTATTGCTGGTTATGATGATATCGGCCCTCACATTTTCCAAACCTGTCCATCTGCTAACTATTTTGACTGCAGAGCCATGTCCATTGGAGCCCTTTCCCAATCAGCTCGTACTTACTTAGAGAGACATATGTCTGAATTTATGGAGTGCAATTTAAATGAACCAGTTAAACATGGTCTGCGTGCCTTAAGAGAGACACTTCCTGCAGAACAGGACCTGACTACAAAGAATGTTTCCACTGGAATTGTTGGTAAAGACTTGGAGTTTACAatctatgatgatgatgatgtgtctCCATTCCTGGAAGGTCTTGAAGAAAGACCACAGAGAAAGGCACAGCCTGCTCAACCTGCTGATGAACCTGCAGAAAAGGCTGATGAACCAATGGAACATTAA
- the RFPL3 gene encoding ret finger protein-like 3 isoform X1: MKRLSLVTTNRLSPHGNFLPLCTFPLAVDMAALFQEASSCPVCSDYLEKPMSLECGCAICLKCINSLQKEPHGEDLLCCCCSTVSQRNNIRPNRKLERLVSHLKELEPKLKKILQMNPRMRKFQVDMTLDGDTANNFLLISDDLRSVRSGCITQNRQDLAERFDMSICVLGSPRFTCGRHYWEVDVGTSTEWDLGVCRESVHRKGKIQLTTEHGFWTVSLRAGGHLSASTVPLTFLFVDRKLQRVGIFLDMGMQNVSFFDAEGGSHVYTFRSVSAEEPLRPLLAPSIPPNGDQGVLSICPVMNSGTTDAPVHPGEAK, encoded by the exons ATGAAAAGGTTGTCACTTGTCACAACTAACAGGCTTTCACCTCACGGAAATTTTCTTCCCTTGTGTACTTTTCCCTTGGCAGTGGACATGGCTGCACTCTTCCAAGAAGCAAGCAGCTGTCCCGTCTGCTCAGACTATCTAGAGAAACCAATGTCCCTGGAGTGTGGATGCGCCATCTGCCTCAAGTGCATCAATTCACTGCAGAAGGAGCCCCATGGGGAGGATCTACTTTGCTGTTGCTGTTCCACGGTCTCTCAGAGGAACAACATCAGGCCCAATCGAAAGCTAGAGAGGCTGGTTTCCCACCTCAAGGAACTGGAGCCCAAGCTGAAGAAGATTCTGCAGATGAACCCAAGGATGCGGAAGTTCCAAG tggATATGACCTTGGATGGCGACACAGCCAACAACTTCCTCCTCATTTCTGATGACCTCAGGAGCGTCCGAAGTGGGTGCATCACACAGAATCGGCAAGACCTTGCTGAGAGATTTGACATGTCCATTTGTGTCCTGGGCTCCCCTCGCTTTACCTGTGGCCGCCATTACTGGGAGGTGGACGTGGGAACAAGCACAGAATGGGACCTGGGAGTCTGCAGAGAATCTGTTCACCGCAAAGGGAAGATCCAGCTGACCACAGAGCATGGATTCTGGACTGTGAGTTTGAGGGCTGGAGGCCACCTCTCTGCCAGCACGGTGCCCCTGACTTTCCTCTTCGTAGACCGCAAGTTACAGCGAGTGGGGATTTTTCTGGATATGGGCATgcagaatgtttccttttttgatgCTGAAGGTGGTTCCCATGTCTATACATTCAGGAGCGTCTCTGCtgaggagccactgcgcccgcttTTGGCTCCTTCAATTCCACCTAATGGTGATCAGGGTGTCTTGAGCATCTGTCCTGTGATGAACTCAGGCACTACTGATGCTCCAGTCCATCCTGGGGAGGCCAAATAA